Sequence from the Pan paniscus chromosome 4, NHGRI_mPanPan1-v2.0_pri, whole genome shotgun sequence genome:
aatctaatgctgaTGATCGGAGGTGGAACCGTTTCATCTCCAAACCATCCCCACCATCCCCACACTTGTCCGTGGAAAAagtgtcttccatgaaaccagtccctggtgccaacaAGGTTAGGGACCACCAGTTTAAATAACCAAATACTAAAAGAACTGGCATAGAAGTAAATGGGCTGCTTCTTTATTTTTAGGCTGTTCTTTTTAGAGAACAATGAcaattatttccaagtttgtcaTTAGAAAGTAATATTAGGTtggcgcaaaagtaattgcagtttttgccattactttcaatggtaaAAGccacgattacttttgcaccaacttaatatgaTAAATTTGTTCCTTAAAGtgtatttttggtaagaaaaaccttttgtttttccttatattaattttttgtttttttccttggtagagacagagtcttgccatgctgcccaggctggagtgcagtgctgtgatctcggctcactgcaacctccacctccggggctccagcaatcctcccacctcagcctcccaaggagctgagactacaggtgtgagccaccatgcctggctaatttttatattttttacagagacagggtttcactatcttgcccaggctggtctcaaactcctgggctcaagcagtcctcctgcctcagcctcccagagtattgggattataggtgtgagccactgccagAAAAACTTTTCCTAAGACAAGGCAGGTTTTAcattatatttagattttttttttaatgatgtctTTTTTGGCAGTGCACAGCCAGAGAACAACACATCACACACAGGAAACAGTTGTGCTCATGTGATGGGGGCCTCAGCACTAGGAAGGAGTGGACTATTGGCACACGCAGCAGCTTGAATAAATCTGAAAGTCACTACGCTGCATAAGAGAAGCCAAATTTTAAAAGTGCATACTGTGTACAGAGGGTGTCGAGAATGCCTCCTACGTGACGGAAAGCAGATCTGTGGTTCCCTGCAGACTGGCAGGAGCAGATTCCAAAGGCATAGGAAGAAGCTTGTGGGTAGAGTGTGTTCATTATCTTCTGTGCATTACACCATAAAAAAGCTGGTCATAAAAATGCGAAccaaaaacaaaggtgaaactagGATAAAATTTCTCACCTGTGTGATtggtaaatgtgcaggtttgacaTCATGCTTTGTTTATGAAGCTGTGGGATACAAGGACTCTCATACGTCACTGTGGAATGCAGAACATTGCAACCTCATGGAAGAGGATTTGGCAGCATCTAACAAAAGTATGTGGCATTTGccctttgactcagcaattctagactctgcctcaaaaaaaactcTGGCAAAAAACTGAAAGGACTTTACTCACAGAATTCTTTTCACGCCTAAATGTGTTTGCAACCAAGTTCTTCACTGTGGCATTtgtaaaactggaaacaatcaaaatgtccatcagtagggGATTAGGAACATTAATTCGTACAGTGGGGAACTCAGTACCAGAAGAAGGGATGAGGAAGACCTATCGATAAGGGGCAGAGTACATATCATATGatgcaaatatatatttgcttttcctTAAAACAGTACAAAGATAAAAACTAAAGTGGTTGCTGTGGAGGACAGGGGTCAGTGGTGGAAGTGAGACTGAAATAGACTCTGAAGTAATATCTGGACTTTGAAATTGTAAGTGTTTTACATATTACCAAACTAAGTTTTAAGATAGTCCCTAAAATTGAAAGAATAGTATCTGAAATGAATGAATCTAAATTCCTTGGATTGCGTTCTGCAGGTGCCAACCCTGAGACCAAAATTTGGAAGGTGGCCCTGAGCAGCAGCTGAAGGGAAGCAGGAGGTGAGACAGGAAAGAGGTGAGGGCACGGGGTGTCTGGGAGCTGGGTCCCACGTGGGCAGCTGGGCCCGTGCTCATTGTGGGAGCTGGTGCATTCCTTCACCAGCCCACGCTCCACAGGGTCAGGATGGTCAATTCCGGGCACCCCTGGCCTAATCCAGGACGTGCTCCTGCCACCAGAGAAAGCCCCTAGGCAGCGTCCCGGGTGCTGGTGGTGTCAGAATCAAGTTTGAGTCTGAGGAGTGACCTGGGGCTGGCTGGGCTAGGCAGCATCACAGGGTTCTGCAGCCCAACTGCACATCAGGCTGGTGACAGTCACAGCCTATTACTTCGTGTGTCATCAGAGCATCGCCAGAACGCAGCACTTCAAGTATGCAGATTTAGTGAGCCATAGTTTAAAGACAAATAGAGCCACTGAAATCCTAAATTTCAATCAATCATCTCCTTGTTACTTGTCTTATTGGTATTAAGCCTTTGAAATTATCTGGGGTGGGAGTTAAAACTATAACTAATTATGTTAATGCTAAAACTAAgatttttctggccaggtgcggtggctcacacctgtaatcccagcactttgggaggccgaggtgggcagatcacctgaggccaggagtttaagaccagccttgccaacatggtgaaaccccatctctactaaaattcaaaaattagctgggcatggtggcaggtgcctgtaatcccagctattcaggaggctgaggcaggagaatcgcttgaaccaggaggcggaggttgcagtgagcctagattgtgccactgcactctagcctgggcaacaggaacaaaactccatctcaaaaaataaaaaaagatttttctgagAAAAAGGTGTAAAACCATATACTAAATTTGAAATAGAAATATAAGCATGAACTCTCTTGTTCCTTTCACATAGACACATTTCCTAGCTCTGCCCCAGGAGCAGTAGGCACATGAAGCATCTAGACTTGGTCTCTAATACATGAAAACCATGAATTCATAGTGATGGTTTCAAAgccaaaaccaaccaaacaaacacatGTAATTGGTCACTCTTGGAGGTACCTAGGGCACTAACTCCTAACACTGGGAGTGGACACTTGAGGGAAGATCAGCGATTATCCCACCTTCTGTCTACAAATTGCAATCAGGGAAACCTTGTTGATTAGGAAAAGTTCTTTACAGAAGAATTCCTGCAAATAAGTGAGTAAAGAATGACAGTTTAAGAATtgtcccagcctggccaacatagtgaaaccccatctctaaaaatataaaatattagccaggcatgttggtgggtgcatgtaatcccagttactcaggaggctgaggcaggagagttgcttgaacccgggaggtggaggtcgcagtgagccaagagtgcgccattgcactccagcctgggcaacaagagcgagattctgtctcaaaaaaaaaaaaaaagagttgtcaAATTGCCACCCCTAATGCTGTGGTTCTCTAACCTGTGTAACAGGATCACCTGGAGGGACCCTACCCCAGACCTTCCGATTCAGTCCTGGGGGACCCTACCCCAGATCTTCCGATTCAGTCCTGGGGGAACCCCACCCCAGACCTTCCGATTCAGTCCTGGAGGGACCCTACCCCAGATCTTCCGATTCAGTCCTGGAGGGACCCTACCCCAGATCTTCCGATTCAGTCCTGGAGGGACCCTACCCCAGATCTTCCGATTCAGTCCTGGAGGGACCCTACCCCAGATCTTCCGATTCAGTCCTGGAGGGACCCTACCCCAGACCTTCCGATTCAGTCCTGGAGGGACCCTACCCCAGACCTTCCGATTCAGTCCTGGGGGACCCTACCCGAGATCTTCCGATTCAGTCCTGGGGGAACCCCACCCCAGACCTTCCGATTCAGTCCTGGAGGGACCCCACCCCAGATCTTCCGATTCAGTCCTGGTtcggcctgagaatttgcatttctaacatgtCCAGGGACCACAGTTTGAAAACCTCCACGGCTGACATGTAATGAGATGACATGGTccaataaatgaaggaaaagtaGCAGGTTGGAACCTCAGGCAGCTTCATCCCAACCAGTAAGAAAGTAAATCCTTTTGTAAACTCAGAGGAAGTATTAATATGGGCGTTTGAGCAAACATTTCAGTGTTAGGACAAAGAATTAAAAACCAGCACAGGCACCCCTGAAGCATGATAGGATGGCAACAGAAGGGCTGATTTAGTTTCCAAGAAATAACTGACAGGcagtgttgtgtgtgtgtctactgCTTAGGAACCCAAAACAAACCTTCAGACCGTTTTCATGAGTACTGAGACCAAGAAAACCACTGGGCAGTGGGTGGTCtggaaatgtaaatgtttatagtaCTCCACTAATGAGTCATGGAACGATGTTTCCTattgaaaatgttttgtaaatgtggGTTTCAAGGTTTTAAAGTGAACCCATGTGTTAGGAGAAAGGACAcaccaaagaagtaaaataattgggtcaatataaaaagaaagtagaatattGCCCAGAGAGGAGATGTGGATAATTCCTAACACGGATCAAAGGTGAGCTGTGTCTAAGACAGTCAGACCTGCACCGTCCCGTGCAGTAGACACAGTGGCCGCTGCATCTAAGATATTCAGACCCACGCCATCCCATGCAGTAGACACAGTGGCCTCTGCGTGTAAGATATTCAGACCCGCGCCGTCCCGTGCAGTAGACACGGTGGCCTCTGCGTGTAAGATATTCAGACCCGCGCCGTCCCGTGCAGTAGACACGGTGGCCACTGCCTGTAAGATATTCAGACCCTCGCCGTCCCGTGCAGTAGACACGGTGGCCACTGCCTGTAAGATATTCAGACCCTCGCCGTCCCGTGCAGTAGACACGGTGGCCTCTGCGTGTAAGATATTCAGACCTGCGCCGTCCCGTGTAGTAGACACGGTGGCCGCTGCATCTAAGATATTCAGACCCACGCCATCCCGTGCAGTAGACACGGTGGCCACTGCCTGTAAGATATTCAGACCCTCGCCGTCCCGTGCAGTAGACACGGTGGCCACTGCCTGTAAGATATTCAGACCCTCGCCGTCCCGTGCAGTAGACACGGTGGCCACTGCCTGTAAGATATTCAGACCCTCGCCGTCCCGTGCAGTAGACACGGTGGCCACTGCCTGTAAGATATTCAGACCCTCGCCGTCCCGTGCAGTAGACACGGTGGCCACTGCCTGTAAGATATTCAGACCCTCGCCGTCCCGTGCAGTAGACACGGTGGCCACTGCCTGTAAGATATTCAGACCCTCGCCGTCCCGTGCAGTAGACACGGTGGCCTCTGCGTGTAAGATATTCAGACCCGCGCCGTCCCGTGCAGTAGACACGGTGGCCTCTGCGTGTAAGATATTCAGACCCGCGCCGTCCCGTGCAGTAGACACGGTGGCCGCTGCATCTAAGATATTCAGACCCACGCCATCCCGTGCAGTAGACACGGTGGCCACTGCCTGTAAGATATTCAGACCCTCGCCATCCCATGCAGTAGACACAGTGGCCTCTGCGTGTAAGATATTCAGACCCTCGCCGTCCCGTGCAGTAGACATGGTGGCCACTGCCTGTAAGATATTCAGACCCTCGCCGTCCCGTGCAGTAGACACGGTGGCCGCTGCATCTAAGATATTCAGACCCACGCCATCCCGTGCAGTAGACACGGTGGCCGCTGTGTCTAAGATATTCAGACCCTCGCCATCCCATGCAGTAGACACGGTGGCCGCTGTGTCTAAGATATTCAGACCCTCGCCGTCCCGTGCAGTAGACACGGTGGCCGCTGTGTCTAAGATATTCAGACCCTCGCCGTCCCGTGCAGTAGACACGGTGGCCACTGCCTGTAAGATATTCAGACCCACGCCATCCCGTGCAGTAGACACGGTGGCCGCTGTGTCTAAGATATTCAGACCCTCACCGTCCCGTGCAGTAGACACGGTGGCCGCTGTGTCTAAGATATTCAGACCCTCGCCGTCCCGTGCAGTAGACACGGTGGCCGCTGTGTCTAAGATATTCAGACCCTCGCCGTCCCGTGCAGTAGACACGGTGGCCGCTGTGTCTAAGATATTCAGACCCTCGCCGTCCCGTGCAGTAGACACGGTGGCCTCTGCGTGTAAGATATTCAGACCCGTGCCGTCCCATGCAGTAGACACGGTGGCCTCTGCGTGTAAGATATTCAGACCCGCGCCGTCCCATGCAGTAGACACGGTGGCTGCTGTGTCTAAGATATTCAGATCCTCACCGTCCCGTGCAGTAGACATGGTGGCCACTGCCTGTAAGATATTCAGACCCTCGCCGTCCCGTGCAGTAGACACGGTGGCCGCTGTGTCTAAGATATTCAGACCCTCACCGTCCCGTGCAGTAGACACGGTGGCCGCTGTGTCTAAGATATTCAGACCCTCGCCGTCCCGTGCAGTAGACACGGTGGCCGCTGTGTCTAAGATATTCAGACCTGCACCATCCTGAGCAGTAGCCACAGTGGCAAGTAGCCTCTGCACTGGACAGTGCAGCTACAGAACGATGCTATCACTAGAAAGTTCCATCAGCCAGCACTGATGCAGACCTTTGCAAATGCCCCTCACACTGAATAGCACCTAGCTGATAGATTGTCCACTACTCAGTGAAAAGCCTGTGTTAAAAGCAGTATTtggtagaaaagcaaaaaaggggaaaaaattaaaagtggtaAGTCATTGTCTTCCTTACTGAATTCTAGCAGAAGAATGTTGGAAGGAAGATGGGAGTCAGGGGAGAAAGTATCATTGTCCCAAGACAGGAGggggtgccaggcatggtgggctctGTCCCTGGAATTCTATGGCGGGAATCTGGAAAAAGGAAAAGTGACTGGAGAAGAAAAGATTCTGTGTGCAAATGTCATGATGCAGCCATCAGTCATCCTGAGAAAATAAGTGAACAAAGTGGCTTCAGATGGATGCTgttggatacatgtgcagatacAATGTACACTTGCATATGCTTGTTCGCACAAAGGACAGGGTGGTTATctgttcatttaacaaatacttgttcatttaacaaatacttgttgagGGCCTATATGTGCCAAAGACATCAGATGCATAAGAGGGTGCACTATGGAAAGCCTCAGGAACACAAGTGCCcagaaacatttagaaaaattctaaggaaaacagaaaaggcatTTTCAAATTAGCTGAGAGAAACGAGACCAAAGGAAAGACTGACCCAGTATTTGGATACAGTACGTGATGAACCTTAATGCAGGGAGGAAAGTGTTATCTTTCAGTTAATTTCTCAACTTCTGGAAAGCTTAGAACAGACCTGGCTAGGAGGAAATTGAATCCGAGGCAGGTGAGGACATAGTGGTGCCTCGATGCTTCCAGTGATTGGGTCAGCAGAACCAGGGGTGGGAGATGATCTCTCTTTCTGTTGGCAGATGGTGGTCTCCGCTGTAGCTTTGTCCCCTGGTGACGGGACTCGGCAGCATCCCCCATCAATGGCAATACCCCCACCTCTGAGAATGTGGAGAGGACTTGTGAAGACAATGTTGTCCCAAGCAGCACAGCCCAGGTACTGACAGAATTCAGAGCTAGAGGTTTCTTAGAGGTCAGGGTTGTGGAAGAAGCAGGGACTGCAGCTGCATAGTTTGTGTATGTAACAGGCTAGTATCTCTTGTTCTAGACTCATCCATTTGTACATTCATATGAGTATGCATGCagggtgttttttctttctttctttctttcttttgagacggagtctcactctgttgcccaggctggagtgcctggtgcaatctcggctcactgcaagctccgcctcccgggttcatgccattctcctgcctcagcctcccaagtagctgggattacaggcacctgccaccacgtccggctaattttttgtatttttagtagagacgaggtttcaccatgttagccaggatggtcttgatccacccgcctcagcctcccaaagtgctggaattacagctgtgagccaccgcgcctggccagggtgttttttctttaaaccttAATTTCATAGTAATTAACCTCCCTTTCAAGAGTCAGCCTTGCTGCCCCTGAGATGACGCAGAAAAAGCACAAAAGGATCTGGGCTTGAATCTCCTCTTACTGCCTGCTTGGCTTTAGGCAAGTTACCTTCTCTGAACTCTAGTTTTGTCTTCAGTAAAATATGGATATGGTGCCTTGGCATGGGGAGGATTAAACAAAgccacatatttaaatattataagggtggattatatttaaatattaaaagggTGGATTCTAGCTGGTTGCATTCATTAAGTGTGTCCTCTCTTGAATGAAGGCATTTTCTACCCCTAGAACTAAAGGGAAAGCATCACGGAGCACTCCTGGGTGCCATGGGTGATGATAGCTGTGGTACTCCAGGTTGGAGACTCGGCCAACAGTTGGTAGATCCCAACTAACTGttgggagtggaggctgaggcctgCTGCAGTCAGTGAGATGCtcccccttttaaaaaattttaaaatagcccaagctagtcttgaagttctggcctcaagcgatcctcccacctcagcctcccaaagtactgggattatagacatgagccactgcgtccagcacTGAGCTGTTTCTTGCTGAGGTTTCCCTGTAAGAACTTCCAAATTGTGTCACAAAATCATAGTTGTTAGTATTTTCAGAGTTCTGGAGAACAAAACAGGAGCCAGTGATGGGAGGGAGAATAAAGATGGACTTCAGAAACTACAGATCAAAGAGCTGTGGAAGATTCTAGAAAGGATTCTTCAACAAGTGATATGAATACTTTGTCAATGAAAAGGCTGAAACTCTGTGAAAtacttgaagagatttattctgagccaaatagaGTGGCCACGCCCATGACACAGACCTCAGGAGGTGGCTGGGGTGCAActtggttttatgcattttagagggtc
This genomic interval carries:
- the LOC134730343 gene encoding trimeric autotransporter adhesin AtaA-like, with the translated sequence MSTARDGEDLNILDTAATVSTAWDGAGLNILHAEATVSTAWDGTGLNILHAEATVSTARDGEGLNILDTAATVSTARDGEGLNILDTAATVSTARDGEGLNILDTAATVSTARDGEGLNILDTAATVSTARDGVGLNILQAVATVSTARDGEGLNILDTAATVSTARDGEGLNILDTAATVSTAWDGEGLNILDTAATVSTARDGVGLNILDAAATVSTARDGEGLNILQAVATMSTARDGEGLNILHAEATVSTAWDGEGLNILQAVATVSTARDGVGLNILDAAATVSTARDGAGLNILHAEATVSTARDGAGLNILHAEATVSTARDGEGLNILQAVATVSTARDGEGLNILQAVATVSTARDGEGLNILQAVATVSTARDGEGLNILQAVATVSTARDGEGLNILQAVATVSTARDGEGLNILQAVATVSTARDGVGLNILDAAATVSTTRDGAGLNILHAEATVSTARDGEGLNILQAVATVSTARDGEGLNILQAVATVSTARDGAGLNILHAEATVSTARDGAGLNILHAEATVSTAWDGVGLNILDAAATVSTARDGAGLTVLDTAHL